One Haloplanus vescus DNA window includes the following coding sequences:
- a CDS encoding ribonuclease H family protein translates to MAVHGRSTLRNLFDDSPTPHIAHPPRTHHRHFYVATDGSYRADGGGLGAVIEARDGTRVARVALEDTPPDNNVAEYRALHLGLDVLDARAPPGSRVGVLVDHDDLAANVNHAVLAADHPDWQPTRPIDVPTRSEYHWRGIRARIATFDEIRAARIDSRVNPAHPLANAPKQYAHVNHREEHCVIPETNRADRRRRSRASDDGAEIPPPSRAERRASD, encoded by the coding sequence ATGGCCGTTCACGGCCGGTCGACGCTCAGAAACTTGTTCGACGACTCGCCGACGCCCCATATTGCGCATCCGCCGCGCACCCACCACCGACACTTCTACGTCGCCACTGACGGCTCCTATCGGGCCGACGGTGGCGGTCTGGGGGCCGTCATCGAAGCCCGAGACGGGACGCGAGTCGCCCGAGTCGCACTCGAGGACACCCCGCCCGACAACAACGTCGCGGAGTATCGGGCGCTCCACCTCGGCCTCGACGTCCTCGACGCCCGGGCACCGCCGGGGTCGCGCGTCGGGGTCCTCGTCGACCACGACGACCTCGCCGCGAACGTCAATCACGCCGTCCTCGCCGCGGACCACCCGGACTGGCAACCGACGCGGCCCATCGACGTGCCAACCCGGAGCGAGTACCACTGGCGCGGCATCCGCGCCCGCATCGCCACCTTCGACGAGATTCGAGCCGCGCGCATCGATAGCCGCGTGAATCCGGCGCATCCGCTGGCGAACGCGCCGAAGCAGTACGCACACGTCAACCACCGCGAAGAACACTGCGTCATCCCCGAAACTAACCGGGCCGACCGACGGCGTCGCAGTCGGGCGAGCGACGACGGGGCGGAAATCCCGCCGCCGTCGCGGGCCGAACGCCGCGCCAGCGATTAG
- a CDS encoding CBS domain-containing protein: MTLTARDLMETDVETVAPDDEVSEVLGRLARVDFNGFPVVDDDGRVVGIVTQHDLVHLFQTEDRVLWIPIGLPPFTETLTYAVDVSWDDLDLGVDLARHAGRPISDVMTADVVTVAPETDLDTILDLLADDERDINRLPVIDSEDRRSSGSRSQTDDDGTLVGIVARQDVLRAVRDERKAKR, from the coding sequence GTGACCCTGACAGCCCGCGATCTGATGGAGACGGACGTGGAGACGGTCGCCCCCGACGACGAAGTGAGCGAGGTGCTCGGCCGACTGGCCCGCGTCGACTTCAACGGCTTCCCCGTCGTCGACGACGACGGTCGCGTGGTCGGCATCGTCACCCAACACGACCTGGTCCACCTGTTCCAGACCGAGGACCGCGTGCTCTGGATTCCCATCGGCCTTCCGCCCTTCACCGAGACGCTCACCTACGCCGTCGACGTCTCGTGGGACGACCTTGACCTCGGCGTCGACCTGGCGAGACACGCCGGCCGCCCCATCAGCGACGTGATGACCGCGGACGTGGTGACCGTCGCTCCCGAGACTGACCTCGACACCATCCTCGACCTCTTGGCGGACGACGAGCGAGACATCAACCGGTTGCCCGTTATTGACAGCGAGGACCGACGGTCCTCGGGCAGTCGGTCGCAGACCGACGATGACGGAACCCTCGTCGGCATCGTCGCCCGACAGGACGTGCTTCGGGCCGTCCGCGACGAGCGAAAAGCGAAACGTTGA